GGCGTACGACCTCGAACTCGGCAAGAACCTGCAGAAGCGCCGCCGCCGGAGCCCGGAGTTCCGCGCGCGGGCCAGGGCCGTGGGCCGCAAGATCCGCAAGCAGGTGCTCAAGGACTACGTGATCCACCCGCTGCTGTCGGGCCCGTCGTTCCTCACAACGCTCGCCGCCACGTTCACCGCGAACCTGGTCCGCAACATCTGGACCCACTCGGTGATCATGTGCGGGCACTTCCCCGAGGGCGTCCAGGTCTTCGAGCGCCGGTCGGTCAAGGGCGAGACGCGCGGCCAGTGGTACCTGCGCCAGATGATGGGCTCGGCGAACATCAGCGGCAGCCGGGCCATGCACTTCATGACGGGCAACCTGTCCCACCAGATCGAGCATCACCTGTTCCCGGACCTGCCGAGCAACCGGTACGCCGAGGTCGCGGTGAAGGTGCGCGCGCTGTTCGAGAAGTACGAGCTGGAGTACGTCACCGGGCCGCTGCCCAAGCAGGTGTTCTCCGCGTGGCACAAGGTCTTCCGGCTCTCACTGCCGAACCGGAAGCCCAAGGTCAAGACGCCGGACCACAGGCAGGAACTCGTCGCGGCCTGATTCGCTCAGTGCAGCGCCGGGTGGTCGGCCACCACGGTGCAGCTGCCGGGGGCGATCTCGGTGAAGCCCGCGTCGCGGACCACCGGCAGGTGACCGTCCGTCAACTCGGCCCAGGCCTCCTTCGACGCCGTCCGGACGGCCAGCGGGAAGCCGGCCTCCGCCCACTCCTTGCGCTGCGCGTCGTCCAGCCGCCACCAGGCGAGCTGGGCGGCGTGGCCGGTCTGCGCCATGGTCTTGCCGGCGCTCATCTCGAGCTCCGGGTTGAGCCAGAGCACCGGCACCCCGTCCTCGACCGGGCCCGGCTCCTGAGGGTCGTCCAGGTCGGTGCCGGAGACCTGGAGCTTGGCCAGTTCCTTCGGCCACCCGTCCAGCGGGATCGGCGGGTACACCCGCACCTCGGCCTGACGCCCCGTCACGGTGATCCCCGGCAGCTCGTTCGCCTTGCGCCACTCGCCGCCCCGGGCCCGCCGGACCACCTTGCGGATCCGGGCGTCCTCCCAGGCGGCCACCCGCTCCGCCCACTCCCCCTCGACCTCGGTCACCCGGGCGTCGGCGAGCAGGGTGAGCACCGCCCGAGCCGAGGTCTCCAGCGCGTCGGTACGGGCCGGGGGTTCGGCCTTCTCCAGCCGGACCACCAGCGGCAGCACGTACTGCGGCTGGTCGTCACGCGGGTCGGAGGCGGCCGGGGTGCTGGGAGCGGTGAAGGGAGACGTGGTCACCCCACCAGCATGCCAGCCGCCCGGCCGCGTCCTCCGCGCAGGTCAGCGCCGGTAGCCCCGGCCCGCCTCGCGCTCCTCGGCGTCCTCGTAGGTGAGGAACCAGCCCTCCGGGTGGGTGGCGGCCAGCAGTTGGTCGGTCCGGTCGGCGGCGTCCAGGTCGGGATCGCCCTGCTCCTCCGGGCCGTACACCCCGAACAGCTCGTCCGCGCAGCCGTCCCAGTCGTAGTCGTACAGGTCGACCGGCAGCTCGCCCATCATGTCGGCGACCGCCTGCGGCTGGGCCCCGAGCAGCTCCCGGGCGTCCACCAGGGCCAGCCGGAGCGCGAGTTCCTCGGCCAGGCAGCGCGGCAGCGGCCACTCGCCGAGCGCCAGGTCGTCGGCCAGGTCGTCGAAGGTACGGGCCATCGAGCGGCGCCAGCCCCGGTGCAGGTTCCAGGTCCGGCGGGGCAGCCGGGCCAGGACGGCCCAGTCCGCCTCCTCCTCGTCGGTGACCGGGTCGCCCTCGTGCTCGTCCAGGTCGTCGTAGGCGGCGTCCGCCAGCGTGATCAGCTGGGTGTGCAGGAGGCAGGCGGTGCGCGGCGTCAGGGTCCAGTCCCCGGTGCCGCCGCCCTCCTCCTCGTCCAGGTCGAGCGGGAACAGCTCGGCGAAGTCCGGCGCGAAGTCGTCGGTCAGCGCGATCTCCAGCGTGCCGCCCAGTGCCTCCACCCCGGGAATCGCGGCCACCAGCCGGTCCGGGTGCAGCAGCGCACCGAGCGCCGCGTTCGGATCCTCGGAGACCTCCCGCAGCAGCGCCTCCCGCTGCCCCGCCGGGTCGACCCCGGCGAAGTCCAGCTCCGCAACGGCCGCGCGGGCGGCGGCCCGCAACGCGTCCCAGTCGGTGATCCGGATGCCGAGCACCACCGTCGCCTCGATCTCCTGCGCGCCGGAGTCACCGGAATCCGCCGCCGCGCCCGGCCCCTGATGATCGCTTCGCTCGCCCATGGGTCAAGGTTTACAGACTGTTCGCGAGCGAGTCCACCGGCTTGGCAAGCCTTCCAACGGCAGGATGAGGGCATGAGCAACCTTGACGAGTACGGCGGCGGGCAGGGCCCGAGTGCCGATGTGCTGGTGGTCACGACCAACGACGTGCCCGGGTATCGGGTGGACCGGGTGATCGGCGAGGTCTTCGGCCTCACCGTGCGCAGCCGTCACCTGGGCACCCAGATCGGCGCCTCCTTCAAGTCGATGCTGGGCGGCGAGCTCAAGGGGCTCACCAAGACCCTGGTCGAATCCCGTAATCAAGCCATGGAGCGGCTGGTCGAGCAGACCAAGGCGCGGGGCGGCAACGCGGTGCTGATGATGCGCTTCGACGTGACCGAGGCGGCGGACCTGGGCACCGAGATCTGCGCGTACGGCACGGCCGCGGTGATCTCGCCCGCGCAGTAGGGAACACGGCCGTCAAGGCCGATGTTTCACAGGCGTGACTGTTTACGATGCAACGACCGACGTGGATGTCGTGGTGATAGGCGCCGGGCAGGCGGGCTTGTCCGCCGCCTATCACCTGCGGCGGCGCGGTCTCGCGCCGTACGCGGACTTCGTGGTGCTGGACGCCGACGACGCCCCGGGCGGGGCCTGGGCGCACCGCTCGCCCTCGCTCCGGATGGCCACCGTGCACGGCTTCCACGACCTGCCCGACTTCGAACTCCCGCCGCCCGACCCGGCCGCCCCGGCCCGCGAGGTGGTCCCGGGCTACTTCGCCGCGTACGAGGCGAAGCACGCGCTGCCGGTGGTCCGCCCGGTCCGGGTACGGTCCGTCAGTTCGCGCCCGGACGGGCGGCTGCTGATCGCCACCGACGCCGGCGACTGGACGGCCAAGGCCCTGATCAACGCGACCGGCACCTGGAGCAGGCCGTTCCTGCCGTACTACCCGGGGCACTTCACGGGCCGTCAGCTGCACTACGCCGACTACCGGGGCCCGGCCGAGTTCGCCGGGCAGCGAGTGCTGGTGGTCGGCGGCGGCGCCTCGGCGATCCAGGTGCTCTCCGAGGTCGCCGAAGTCGCCGAGACGGTCTGGGTGACCCGGCGCGAACCCGTGTACCGGGACGGCCCGTTCACCGAGGAGTCCGGCCGCGCGGCGGTCGCCCTGGTCGAGCAGCGGGTCCGGCAGGGGCTGCCGGTGCGTAGCGTGGTGAGCGTCACCGGGCTCGGCCCCTCGGTCGCGTACCGTCGCGCCGAGCAGCTCGGCGCGCTGCACCGCCGCCCGATGTTCGACCGCCTGACGGAGCACGGAGTCGCCTGGGGCGACCAGGAGTTGGCGGTGGACGCGATCGTCTGGGCCACCGGCTTCCGCCCCGAGGTCGGCCACCTGGCCCCGCTCGGCCTGCGCTCCAGCGGCGGCGGCATCCGGATCGACGGCACCCGGGCCGTCGACGACCCGCGCATCCACCTGGTCGGCTACGGCCCGTCCGCCTCCACCATCGGCGCCAACCGAGCGGGTCGCGCCGCCGTCAACGAGATCGTCAGACTCCTCGGCGCCCCGACAGGGGCCTACCGGTCGAAGTCGACGGTCACCTTGTCGGAGACCGGGCGGGCCTGACAGGTCAGCACATAACCCGCCGCCAGCTCCTTCTCCTCCAGCGCGAAGTTGCGCCGCATGACGACCTCGCCCTCGGTGACCAGCGCCCGGCAGGTGCCGCAGACGCCGCCCTTGCAGGCGAACGGCAGGTCGGGGCGGGAGCGTTGGGCGCCGTCCAGGATGGAGCGGTCGCGCGGCAGGGCGAGCGTGCCGGAGCGGCCGTCCAGCACCACGGTCACCTCGGAGCGCTCGCCGTCCGGCTGCTCGGGCGCGCGCTCGGCGACCGGCTCGTCCTCGGCGTGGAACAGCTCCTGGTGCACCCGGTCGGCGGGCACCCCCAGCTCGGCCAGCAGCTCCTTGGCCCCGAGCACCATGCCGTACGGGCCGCACAGCCACCAGTGGTCCACCTCGGGCACGTCCAGCAGCGCGCCGAACAGTGCCCGGACCCGGTCCTGGTCCAGCCGGCCGCTGAGCAGCTCGGCGTCCCTGGTCTCCCGGGAGAGCACGTGCAGCAGCTGGAAGCGCTCCAGGTGAGTGTCCTTCAGATCGGCCAGCTCGTCGGCGAACATCACCGTGTCGCTGCTCCGGTTCCCGTACACCAGCACCACCTCGGACTCGCCGTCGGCCAGCACCGAGGCGGCGATCGAGAGCATCGGGGTGACCCCGGAACCGGCCGCCAGCAGCACGTGCGTGCCGGGCACCGTCAGGTCGGGGGTGAACAGACCGACCGGCGGCATCACCTCCATGGTGTCGCCGACCCGGGCCTCCCGGACCAGCCGGCGGGAGAACAGCCCGCCCGGCACCTCCCGGACCGCGATCCGCAGCGGCCCGCCGGCCGGCGCGCAGATCGAGTACGAGCGCCGCTCGTCCACGCCGTCCACGATCCGACGCAGCGTCAGGGTCTGGCCGGGCCGGAAGGCGTACGCCTCGGCCAGCTCGGCCGGCACCTCGAAGGTGACCGCGACGGCGTCCTCGCAGAGCGGCTCCAGCGCCGCGATCCGCAGCTCCTGGAAGGTGAGCCGACGGGAGGTCGTGGTGGTCACTAGATCTCCTTGATCCGTTCGAAGGGCTCCCGGCAGTCGCGGCAGCGCCAGAGCGCCTTGCAGGAGGTGGAACCGAAGCGCGACAGCTCCTCGGTGTCCTGGCTGCCGCACTGCGGGCAGGGCACCGCGTGCCTGGTCCGGCCGAGCTGCAGCAGGCCGGTGTGGACCGGCGGGGCGATGCCCGCCTCGGCCAGTTTGCGCTTGCCCGCCTCGGTGATCAGGTCGGTGCTCCACGGCGGGTCCAGCCGGAGCCGGATCTCCACCCGGTCCCAGCCCGCCGCCCGCAGCCGGCCCGCCACGTCGGCGGCCATCTCGGCCACCGCCGGGCAGCCGGAGTAGGTCGGGGTGAGCCAGGCGGTGACGGCCGGGCCGTCCTCCGCCACCTCGGCCAGCACGCCGAGTTCGGCCAGCGTGAGCATCGGCAGCTCGGGGTCGGGGACGGCGGCCGCCACCTCCCAGGCCGACGGCGCGGTGGTCACCATGTCGCCCCCGGGTGCGCCCGGGCCACCACCTGGAGCTCGGCCAGCAGCAGGCCGAGCGCCTCGGTGTGCACGCCGTCCCGGCCCGCCCGCCCGCCGACCCGGGCCATCGGGGCCGCCTCCGGCACCGTCAGCCCGGCCCCGGTGATCACCTCGGCCAGCTCGGCCAGCACCGGACCGCGCAGCTCGCCCGGGTCGACGCCGAGCCGCGACTCGACCGGATCGGCCGTGAACAGCTCCTCCAGCAGCGGCCAGACCGCCGCGAGACCGGCCTGCATCCGCTCGGCGGAGTACGCCGTGCCGTCGCCGAGCCGCAGCGTCCAGGCGGCGGCGTACTCGCGGTGGTACGCCAGCTCCTTGACGCCCCGCGCCGCGACCGCCGCCAGCACCGGGTCGACGTGCGCGCTCAGCCGCTCGTACAGCGCGTGCCGGGCGGTGGCGAACAGCAGCAACCGGGCCACCGTGTGCCCGAAGTCGCCGTTCGGTACCTCCACCAGGCGGACGTTGCGGAACTCGTGCGCCTCGCGCCAGTACGCCAGGTCGTCCTCGGTGCGCTCGGTGCCGTCCAGCTGGCCGGCCCGGGTGAGCAGCTGCCGGGCCTGGCCGAGCAGGTCGAGGCCGAGGTTGGCGAGCGCCACCTCCTCCTCCAGCTCGGGGGCACGGGTGCACCACTCGATCAGCCGCTGGGCCAGGATCAGCGCGTCGTCGCCGAGCATCAGGCAGTACGCCGCCAGGTCGGCCGCGTCCACACCGGCCGGGGCCGCCCGGTCCACGCCGAGCAGCGGGTCGGCGAAGCCGGTGCCGTACGCCCAGCGGGCCTCACCCTCCGGGCCGTGGTCGGCCTCGGCGAGGCTCAGATACACGTGGTCGTCGCTCATGGCAGGTGCTCCCCCGTCAGATGTGCGGGACATCCTCGGGGATGTCGTAGAAGGTCGGGTGCCGGTAGACCTTGTCCCCGCTGGGGGCGAAGAACGGGTCCTGCTCGTCGGGGGTGGAGGCGGTGATCGCGGTGGACGGGACCACCCAGAGGCTGACGCCTTCGTTCCGCCGGGTGTAGAGGTCGCGGGCGGCGAGCAGCGCCATCCGGTCGTCGGCGGCGTGCAGCGAGCCCACGTGCACGTGGTTCAGCCCGCGCCGGGGGCGGACGAAGACCTCGTACAGCGGCCAGTCGGCCTTGCTCATCGGTTGCGCTCCTTCTGCTTCTCCGCGTGCGCCAGGGCCGCCTCGCGCACCCAGGCACCGTCCTCGTGCGCGGCCCGGCGGCGTTCGATCCGCTGCGCGTTGCACGGGCCCTGACCCTTGATCACCTGCTTGAGCTCGGACCAGTCCGGCTCGCCGAACGTCCAGCTGCCGCGCTCCTCGTCCCAAACCAGCTCCGGGTCGGGGAGCGTGACGCCGAGGTGCTGCGCCTGCGGGACCGTCATGTCGACAAATCGCTGCCGCAGTTCGTCGTTGGTGTGCCGCTTGATCCGCCAGGCCATCGACTGCGCCGTGTTCGGCGAGTCGCCGTCCGGCGGGCCGAACATCATCAGCGAGGGCCACCACCAGCGGTCCACCGCGTCCTGCACCATCGCCCGCTGGGCCTCGGTGCCGCGCATCATCGTCATCAGCAGCTCGAAACCCTGCCGCTGGTGGAACGACTCCTCCTTGCAGACCCGCACCATCGCGCGGGCGTACGGACCGTACGAGCAGCGGCACAGCGGCACCTGGTTGCAGATCGCCGCGCCGTCCACCAGCCAGCCGATCACGCCGACGTCGGCGAAGCTCAGCGTCGGGTAGTTGAAGATCGAGGAGTACTTCTGCCGCCCCGAGATCAGCTTCTCGGTCAGCTCGGCCCGGTCCACCCCGAGGGTCTCGGCCGCCGCGTAGAGGTAGAGCCCGTGGCCCGCCTCGTCCTGCGCCTTGGCCAGCAGGATCGCCTTCCGCCGCAGCGAGGGCGCCCTGGTCAGCCAGGCCCCCTCCGGCTGCATGCCGATGATCTCGGAGTGCGCGTGCTGCGCGATCTGCCGCACCAGCGTGGCCCGGTACGCCTCGGGCATCCAGTCCCGCGGCTCCACCCGCTGCTCGGCCGCCACCACCGCGTCGAACCGACCCTCCAGGGCCTCCACCGCTTCGGACACCGTCACCGCACTCGCCTCCCGACTGACCGTTCGGTCGGTACCATTGTGTAGCCGGGACCT
This genomic interval from Kitasatospora gansuensis contains the following:
- a CDS encoding YbjQ family protein, yielding MSNLDEYGGGQGPSADVLVVTTNDVPGYRVDRVIGEVFGLTVRSRHLGTQIGASFKSMLGGELKGLTKTLVESRNQAMERLVEQTKARGGNAVLMMRFDVTEAADLGTEICAYGTAAVISPAQ
- a CDS encoding FAD-dependent oxidoreductase, whose amino-acid sequence is MDVVVIGAGQAGLSAAYHLRRRGLAPYADFVVLDADDAPGGAWAHRSPSLRMATVHGFHDLPDFELPPPDPAAPAREVVPGYFAAYEAKHALPVVRPVRVRSVSSRPDGRLLIATDAGDWTAKALINATGTWSRPFLPYYPGHFTGRQLHYADYRGPAEFAGQRVLVVGGGASAIQVLSEVAEVAETVWVTRREPVYRDGPFTEESGRAAVALVEQRVRQGLPVRSVVSVTGLGPSVAYRRAEQLGALHRRPMFDRLTEHGVAWGDQELAVDAIVWATGFRPEVGHLAPLGLRSSGGGIRIDGTRAVDDPRIHLVGYGPSASTIGANRAGRAAVNEIVRLLGAPTGAYRSKSTVTLSETGRA
- the paaA gene encoding 1,2-phenylacetyl-CoA epoxidase subunit PaaA, which translates into the protein MTVSEAVEALEGRFDAVVAAEQRVEPRDWMPEAYRATLVRQIAQHAHSEIIGMQPEGAWLTRAPSLRRKAILLAKAQDEAGHGLYLYAAAETLGVDRAELTEKLISGRQKYSSIFNYPTLSFADVGVIGWLVDGAAICNQVPLCRCSYGPYARAMVRVCKEESFHQRQGFELLMTMMRGTEAQRAMVQDAVDRWWWPSLMMFGPPDGDSPNTAQSMAWRIKRHTNDELRQRFVDMTVPQAQHLGVTLPDPELVWDEERGSWTFGEPDWSELKQVIKGQGPCNAQRIERRRAAHEDGAWVREAALAHAEKQKERNR
- a CDS encoding aminoacyl-tRNA hydrolase, encoding MTTSPFTAPSTPAASDPRDDQPQYVLPLVVRLEKAEPPARTDALETSARAVLTLLADARVTEVEGEWAERVAAWEDARIRKVVRRARGGEWRKANELPGITVTGRQAEVRVYPPIPLDGWPKELAKLQVSGTDLDDPQEPGPVEDGVPVLWLNPELEMSAGKTMAQTGHAAQLAWWRLDDAQRKEWAEAGFPLAVRTASKEAWAELTDGHLPVVRDAGFTEIAPGSCTVVADHPALH
- the paaE gene encoding 1,2-phenylacetyl-CoA epoxidase subunit PaaE, producing MTTTTSRRLTFQELRIAALEPLCEDAVAVTFEVPAELAEAYAFRPGQTLTLRRIVDGVDERRSYSICAPAGGPLRIAVREVPGGLFSRRLVREARVGDTMEVMPPVGLFTPDLTVPGTHVLLAAGSGVTPMLSIAASVLADGESEVVLVYGNRSSDTVMFADELADLKDTHLERFQLLHVLSRETRDAELLSGRLDQDRVRALFGALLDVPEVDHWWLCGPYGMVLGAKELLAELGVPADRVHQELFHAEDEPVAERAPEQPDGERSEVTVVLDGRSGTLALPRDRSILDGAQRSRPDLPFACKGGVCGTCRALVTEGEVVMRRNFALEEKELAAGYVLTCQARPVSDKVTVDFDR
- the paaD gene encoding 1,2-phenylacetyl-CoA epoxidase subunit PaaD, giving the protein MVTTAPSAWEVAAAVPDPELPMLTLAELGVLAEVAEDGPAVTAWLTPTYSGCPAVAEMAADVAGRLRAAGWDRVEIRLRLDPPWSTDLITEAGKRKLAEAGIAPPVHTGLLQLGRTRHAVPCPQCGSQDTEELSRFGSTSCKALWRCRDCREPFERIKEI
- a CDS encoding fatty acid desaturase family protein encodes the protein MTAIDPTAHLTAEQIEELGRELDAIRDEVIADRGEKDAAYIRKVISVQRKLELASRGVLLFSIFPPAWLIGTAGLSVAKIMDNMEIGHNVLHGQWDWMRDPKIHSTTWEWDHVSPAEQWKHSHNELHHTYTNVIGKDNDLGYGIMRVDEDQRWHPFHLGQPLWNFLNACFFEYGIAAYDLELGKNLQKRRRRSPEFRARARAVGRKIRKQVLKDYVIHPLLSGPSFLTTLAATFTANLVRNIWTHSVIMCGHFPEGVQVFERRSVKGETRGQWYLRQMMGSANISGSRAMHFMTGNLSHQIEHHLFPDLPSNRYAEVAVKVRALFEKYELEYVTGPLPKQVFSAWHKVFRLSLPNRKPKVKTPDHRQELVAA
- the paaC gene encoding 1,2-phenylacetyl-CoA epoxidase subunit PaaC translates to MSDDHVYLSLAEADHGPEGEARWAYGTGFADPLLGVDRAAPAGVDAADLAAYCLMLGDDALILAQRLIEWCTRAPELEEEVALANLGLDLLGQARQLLTRAGQLDGTERTEDDLAYWREAHEFRNVRLVEVPNGDFGHTVARLLLFATARHALYERLSAHVDPVLAAVAARGVKELAYHREYAAAWTLRLGDGTAYSAERMQAGLAAVWPLLEELFTADPVESRLGVDPGELRGPVLAELAEVITGAGLTVPEAAPMARVGGRAGRDGVHTEALGLLLAELQVVARAHPGATW
- the paaB gene encoding 1,2-phenylacetyl-CoA epoxidase subunit PaaB, translating into MSKADWPLYEVFVRPRRGLNHVHVGSLHAADDRMALLAARDLYTRRNEGVSLWVVPSTAITASTPDEQDPFFAPSGDKVYRHPTFYDIPEDVPHI